Proteins encoded in a region of the Catenulispora sp. EB89 genome:
- a CDS encoding tetratricopeptide repeat protein, producing MTGSSSRSHEDASDIHIHAERDAIVADVMHLHVPPPAPLPVPRELPLDVSGFIGRTTELELLDQLLAADHDKGAPAVVITAVSGTPGVGKTALAIHWAHQANDRFPDGVLYTDLRGYDSNDPASPAEVLAAFLRSLGLTGNRIPDEVDERSARFRSMLHGRRMLVILDNAHDVEQVRPLLPGAVSCRVIVTSRDDLSALGAGHGAKQVDLDLLPTADAVQLLRTVIGEERAQAEPDAVELLAEYCVRLPLALRIAAQLAVRHPAVALTRFTSELADEQRRLSRLKAGGDTRMTVQSVFSWSYRYLSPIEAQAFRLLGLHPGRGFDAFSVSALLETGTEDGRDLTETLSDANLVQETRAGRFLMHDLLRAYASRLAAEFDSFDARKAARQRLFDYYLHTATAATVMLFPHERRRLADPPSSADPAPRFAGPAEAKAWFDAERPNLLAISAHSEEYGWSSGEEELATAVRRYLETGAHYTEALTIHGNALECARQRDDREAEAHELNSLAVIKLRQGRLPESRDLNLQALAIFEELRDRVAQGAVLTNLGSVELRLGNGATAVDHNRRSLALRREMSDRLGEGHALNNLGFVFIRLGLLEEALDELQQALVIFRELKVPTDETITLGNLGTVHRELGRYDEAQSNLQAALEISRETDDRASEGDVLKDMGLLLHDMGRDDEAVVHLERALTLSREVGDQNGELEAHNGLGEVLLRQHLHEQAWSHFAAALPMAAGSGARYEQARALAGLGHILRATDRIPEARRHLQQALEIYVGLDVPEADRIRTYLADLDGSEASAKP from the coding sequence GTGACCGGCAGCAGCTCGCGATCACATGAAGACGCGAGCGATATTCACATTCACGCCGAACGCGACGCCATTGTCGCCGACGTAATGCACCTCCATGTGCCGCCGCCCGCGCCACTGCCAGTACCCCGCGAACTCCCGCTCGACGTATCCGGGTTCATTGGCCGCACCACCGAACTCGAACTTCTGGACCAGCTGCTCGCTGCCGACCATGACAAAGGCGCCCCAGCGGTTGTCATCACGGCTGTGTCGGGCACCCCCGGCGTCGGCAAGACCGCTCTCGCCATCCATTGGGCGCACCAAGCCAACGATCGTTTCCCCGACGGCGTCCTGTATACGGACCTGCGCGGATACGACTCGAATGATCCCGCATCGCCCGCTGAGGTCCTGGCGGCCTTCCTGCGCAGCCTCGGGCTGACCGGCAACCGGATTCCCGATGAGGTGGATGAACGCAGCGCACGATTCCGCTCGATGCTGCACGGTCGACGCATGCTCGTGATCTTGGACAACGCGCATGACGTCGAGCAGGTCCGCCCGCTTCTTCCCGGCGCCGTATCCTGTCGGGTCATCGTCACCAGCAGAGACGACCTCAGTGCCCTGGGCGCGGGGCACGGCGCGAAACAAGTCGACCTGGACCTGCTGCCGACGGCCGACGCGGTGCAGCTGCTCCGCACGGTGATCGGTGAAGAGCGGGCCCAGGCGGAACCCGACGCCGTCGAGCTCCTGGCCGAATACTGCGTCCGGCTGCCGCTGGCGTTGCGCATCGCGGCGCAGCTCGCAGTGCGGCACCCGGCAGTCGCCTTGACCAGGTTCACGAGCGAACTCGCCGACGAACAACGCCGGCTGAGCCGTCTCAAGGCCGGCGGAGACACACGCATGACGGTCCAGTCCGTCTTCTCCTGGTCGTACCGCTATCTCTCGCCGATCGAGGCGCAGGCGTTCCGTCTTCTGGGTCTGCATCCGGGCCGCGGATTCGACGCGTTCAGCGTGTCCGCGCTTCTGGAAACCGGCACCGAGGACGGCCGGGATCTGACCGAGACCCTGAGCGACGCAAATCTGGTCCAGGAGACGAGAGCGGGCCGATTCCTCATGCACGATCTGCTTCGGGCCTACGCCAGCCGGTTGGCCGCCGAGTTCGACTCCTTCGACGCTCGGAAGGCGGCACGACAGCGCCTGTTCGACTACTACCTGCACACCGCCACGGCAGCGACCGTCATGCTCTTCCCCCATGAGCGGCGCCGATTGGCGGATCCGCCGTCCTCGGCTGATCCGGCGCCCCGCTTTGCCGGTCCCGCGGAGGCGAAGGCATGGTTCGACGCCGAACGCCCCAATCTCTTGGCGATCAGTGCTCACTCGGAAGAATACGGCTGGTCGTCAGGCGAGGAAGAGCTGGCCACCGCGGTCCGCCGGTACCTGGAGACCGGAGCGCATTACACGGAAGCTCTCACCATCCACGGCAACGCTCTGGAGTGCGCGCGTCAGCGCGACGACAGAGAAGCTGAAGCACACGAACTCAACAGCCTGGCGGTCATCAAACTGCGCCAAGGCCGCCTGCCCGAATCCCGCGACCTCAACCTCCAGGCCCTGGCGATCTTCGAGGAACTCAGGGACCGGGTCGCGCAGGGCGCTGTTCTCACCAACCTGGGCAGCGTCGAGCTGCGCCTGGGCAACGGGGCCACGGCGGTCGACCACAACCGGCGGTCCCTCGCGCTGCGCCGTGAGATGTCGGACCGCCTGGGAGAAGGCCATGCTCTCAACAACCTGGGTTTCGTCTTCATCCGTCTCGGGCTGCTCGAGGAGGCTCTTGACGAGCTCCAACAGGCGCTGGTGATCTTCCGCGAGCTCAAGGTCCCCACCGATGAGACCATCACCCTGGGAAATCTGGGCACTGTCCATCGCGAATTGGGACGCTACGACGAAGCCCAGTCGAACTTGCAAGCGGCACTCGAGATAAGTCGGGAGACCGACGATCGCGCCTCCGAGGGCGACGTGCTCAAGGACATGGGACTCCTCCTCCACGATATGGGCCGCGATGACGAAGCTGTGGTCCACCTGGAGCGGGCCTTGACCTTGAGCCGAGAGGTCGGGGACCAGAACGGGGAACTCGAGGCACACAACGGGCTCGGCGAAGTGCTGCTGCGGCAGCATCTCCATGAGCAGGCCTGGTCCCATTTCGCCGCCGCGCTCCCGATGGCAGCCGGCTCAGGCGCGCGGTACGAACAGGCCCGAGCTCTCGCAGGGCTCGGGCATATACTGCGCGCGACCGATCGCATCCCCGAGGCCCGGCGGCACCTGCAGCAGGCCCTCGAGATCTATGTCGGCCTCGACGTGCCCGAGGCCGACCGGATTCGCACCTACCTCGCCGATCTCGACGGAAGCGAGGCCTCGGCAAAGCCCTGA
- the mftF gene encoding mycofactocin biosynthesis glycosyltransferase MftF (Members of this protein family, MftF, are glycosyltransferases, members of PF00535 (glycosyl transferase family 2). The encoding gene is found as part of the mycofactocin cassette, in Mycobacterium tuberculosis, many other Actinobacteria, and occasional members of other lineages. Mycofactocin itself, a putative redox carrier, is a heavily modified derivative of the C-terminal Val-Tyr dipeptide of the mycofactocin precursor MftA (TIGR03969).), translated as MTLPDGFVVTLDRRTRVLDGGRALLGGYRTRLIRLSPRAVPLLDGRTLHVRNRAGAVLADRLLSTGLAHPAVEALPPHPPGGADGPGCTYVIPAYDRAGQLDRLLASIPDGYPVIVVDDASRRPEAVAAVAAAHGAQLVPLTVNVGPAGARNVGLGQVTTPYVVFVDCDVVVSADTVPTLLRHFADPLVVLATPRIVALATTRASGWLVRYESIRSSLDLGAFPAAVFPGTPVSWVPSACMVARVGALTGLGGFDERMRVGEDVDLCWRAVRDGWRIRYEPGATAAHEHRTGLGSWFRRKAFYGTGAHPLATRHPQNIAPALLPPWGAALLLALLAQRRWSLPVAACVWGVATARIADKLESTEQPVRQAARLSAGGAVSALSQGSALLTRHWWPLTALGCLASPRIRRAAAVAAITDIALEYHRDATRLDPVRYGIARRLDDLAYGAGVWISAVKGRSTAALRPRIVLSRSRAAATRPR; from the coding sequence ATGACGCTTCCTGACGGCTTCGTAGTCACCCTCGACCGGCGCACCCGGGTCCTCGACGGCGGGCGGGCCCTCCTCGGCGGCTACCGCACCCGGCTGATCCGGCTCAGCCCTCGGGCGGTTCCGCTGTTGGACGGACGCACGCTCCACGTCCGAAACCGGGCGGGCGCGGTCCTGGCAGACCGCCTGCTGAGCACCGGCCTGGCCCATCCGGCGGTCGAGGCCCTGCCGCCGCACCCTCCGGGCGGCGCAGACGGTCCCGGCTGCACGTACGTGATCCCGGCGTACGACCGCGCCGGGCAACTCGACCGGCTCCTGGCGAGCATCCCCGACGGCTACCCGGTGATCGTCGTGGACGACGCCTCCCGGCGCCCCGAGGCCGTCGCCGCCGTCGCGGCCGCGCACGGCGCGCAGCTGGTGCCGCTCACCGTCAACGTCGGACCGGCCGGCGCCCGCAACGTCGGGCTGGGGCAGGTCACCACCCCCTATGTGGTGTTCGTCGACTGCGACGTCGTGGTGTCGGCCGACACCGTCCCCACCCTGCTGCGGCACTTCGCCGACCCCCTCGTCGTCCTGGCGACGCCCAGGATCGTCGCGCTGGCCACCACGCGAGCCTCCGGCTGGCTGGTCCGTTACGAGAGCATCCGCTCGTCCCTCGACCTGGGCGCGTTCCCCGCCGCCGTCTTCCCCGGCACGCCGGTCTCCTGGGTCCCCAGCGCCTGCATGGTCGCCCGGGTCGGGGCACTCACCGGACTCGGCGGCTTCGACGAGCGGATGCGGGTGGGCGAGGACGTCGACCTGTGCTGGCGTGCGGTCCGGGACGGGTGGCGGATCAGGTACGAGCCGGGAGCCACCGCCGCGCACGAACACCGGACCGGCCTCGGTTCCTGGTTTCGGCGCAAAGCCTTCTACGGCACCGGTGCCCACCCCCTGGCCACGCGCCATCCACAGAACATCGCGCCCGCCCTGCTGCCCCCCTGGGGTGCCGCGCTGCTGCTCGCCCTGCTCGCCCAGCGCCGCTGGTCCCTACCTGTCGCGGCCTGCGTGTGGGGCGTCGCGACCGCCCGGATCGCCGACAAGCTGGAGAGCACCGAGCAGCCGGTCCGCCAGGCGGCCCGGCTCAGTGCCGGCGGCGCCGTATCGGCCCTGAGCCAGGGCTCGGCACTGCTGACCCGTCACTGGTGGCCGCTCACCGCCCTCGGCTGCCTGGCCTCCCCTCGGATCCGCCGCGCCGCTGCTGTCGCGGCGATCACCGACATCGCCCTCGAATACCATCGCGACGCGACCCGCCTGGACCCGGTCCGTTACGGGATCGCCCGTCGGCTCGACGACCTCGCCTATGGTGCCGGCGTGTGGATCTCCGCCGTCAAAGGGCGCTCCACAGCAGCACTCCGCCCCCGCATCGTCCTGTCCCGGTCCCGCGCGGCGGCCACCCGCCCGCGATGA
- the mftA gene encoding mycofactocin precursor MftA (Mycofactocin is a small molecule electron carrier derived from the final two amino acids, Val-Tyr, of MftA, the mycofactocin precursor. It plays a role in redox homeostasis and the metabolism of alcohols and aldehydes in Actinobacteria, including Mycobacterium tuberculosis.) — MNETDSVQTGQDTADATSPDAVDEADVLLFEGDALVEEVSIDGMCGVY; from the coding sequence GTGAACGAGACAGACTCAGTCCAAACCGGGCAGGACACCGCCGACGCCACGTCGCCCGACGCGGTCGACGAGGCCGACGTGCTGCTTTTCGAGGGCGATGCGCTGGTCGAGGAGGTCTCGATCGATGGCATGTGCGGCGTCTACTAG
- the mftC gene encoding mycofactocin radical SAM maturase (MftC is a radical SAM/SPASM enzyme that catalyzes the first two steps in biosynthesis of the electron carrier mycofactocin from the terminal Val-Tyr dipeptide of the precursor peptide MftA.): protein MTTAPQTSRPAQPVPRLVDLFEHGLDAPICLTWELTYACNLSCTHCLSSSGRRDPRELSTAQAKAVIDELEAMQVFYVNIGGGEPTVRPDFFELLDYATAHRVGVKFSTNGVRITPEVARRLARNDYVDVQISLDGATADVNDAVRGPGSYDTAVRAMGNLAAAGMKNFKLSVVCTRHNIPQMDAFKAIADRYGAQLRLTRLRPSGRGADVWDELRPLPEQQRQLYDWLVSHGDQVLTGDSFFHLSAYGQALPGLNLCGAGRVVCLIDPVGDVYACPFAIHDEFLAGNVRERGGFAHVWRESELFRSLREPQTGGACASCTFYDTCKGGCMAAKFFTGLPLDGPDPECVQGYGEQLLAQRPANGGDLPRPSGDHSHRVSPARRQGPVDLTLTRRPDVAHPPVSACAENPLAGVRLG from the coding sequence ATGACCACGGCACCGCAGACATCCAGGCCCGCGCAGCCCGTGCCGCGGTTGGTCGACCTCTTCGAGCACGGCCTGGACGCACCGATCTGCCTGACCTGGGAACTCACTTACGCCTGCAACTTGTCGTGCACCCACTGCCTGTCCAGCTCCGGCCGGCGCGACCCGCGCGAGTTGAGCACAGCGCAGGCCAAGGCGGTCATCGACGAGCTGGAGGCCATGCAGGTCTTCTACGTCAACATCGGCGGCGGCGAGCCCACGGTGCGCCCCGACTTTTTTGAGCTGCTCGACTACGCCACCGCCCACCGCGTGGGCGTCAAGTTCTCCACCAACGGCGTGCGCATCACCCCCGAAGTCGCCCGGCGACTGGCCCGTAACGACTACGTGGACGTGCAGATCTCCCTCGACGGCGCCACCGCCGACGTCAACGATGCGGTGCGCGGCCCCGGGTCGTATGACACGGCGGTGCGCGCGATGGGCAACCTGGCCGCCGCCGGGATGAAGAACTTCAAGCTCTCCGTGGTGTGCACCCGGCACAACATCCCGCAGATGGACGCCTTCAAGGCCATCGCCGACCGCTACGGCGCCCAGCTGCGGCTGACCAGGCTGCGCCCCTCCGGACGCGGCGCGGACGTCTGGGACGAGCTGCGCCCTTTGCCGGAGCAACAGCGACAGCTGTACGACTGGCTGGTGTCGCATGGCGATCAGGTGCTCACTGGCGACTCCTTCTTCCACCTTTCCGCGTACGGACAGGCTTTGCCGGGCCTGAACCTGTGCGGTGCCGGTCGCGTGGTGTGCCTGATCGACCCGGTCGGCGACGTGTACGCCTGCCCGTTCGCGATCCACGACGAGTTCCTCGCCGGCAACGTCCGCGAGCGCGGGGGGTTCGCCCACGTGTGGCGGGAGTCGGAACTGTTCCGCAGCCTGCGGGAGCCGCAGACCGGCGGCGCTTGCGCCTCCTGTACGTTCTACGACACCTGCAAGGGCGGTTGCATGGCGGCGAAGTTCTTCACCGGGCTGCCACTGGACGGCCCCGACCCCGAATGCGTCCAGGGGTACGGCGAGCAGCTGCTGGCTCAGCGTCCGGCCAACGGCGGTGATCTCCCCAGGCCCTCCGGCGATCACTCCCACCGCGTCTCCCCCGCTCGGCGGCAGGGCCCGGTGGACCTCACGCTCACCCGTCGCCCAGACGTGGCCCACCCGCCGGTCAGCGCCTGCGCAGAGAACCCGCTGGCCGGGGTGCGCCTCGGGTGA
- the mftB gene encoding mycofactocin biosynthesis chaperone MftB (MftB, a small protein, is a peptide chaperone that assists the radical SAM enzyme MftC in performing two modifications to the C-terminal Val-Tyr dipeptide of the mycofactocin precursor peptide, MftA. MftB's role is analogous to the role of PqqD in the biosynthesis of PQQ, a cofactor that derives entirely from a Tyr and a Glu in the precursor PqqA.) yields MTSLDLDRAWDLHPQVSVRPEPFGALLYHFGTRKLSFLKDRTLLAIVQTLAESSSARAACSAVGVGDADLPRYGRALAALAQSSMVVERTQEP; encoded by the coding sequence ATGACCTCGCTGGACCTGGACCGTGCCTGGGACCTGCACCCGCAGGTCTCGGTGCGGCCAGAGCCTTTCGGTGCGCTGCTGTATCACTTCGGCACCCGCAAGCTGTCCTTTCTGAAGGACCGCACGCTGCTGGCGATCGTCCAGACGCTCGCGGAATCCTCCTCCGCGCGGGCGGCCTGCTCGGCCGTCGGTGTCGGCGACGCCGATCTGCCCCGCTACGGGCGGGCCTTGGCCGCGCTCGCCCAGTCGTCGATGGTCGTCGAAAGGACTCAGGAACCATGA
- the mftR gene encoding mycofactocin system transcriptional regulator (MftR, the mycofactocin system transcriptional regulator, is an uncharacterized TetR family DNA-binding transcription factor. Its role is inferred by context. It occurs as part of the biosynthesis locus for mycofactocin, a partially characterized electron carrier derived from the terminal Val-Tyr dipeptide of the precursor peptide MftA, through a radical SAM enzyme-mediated process.), producing MVTPGPARMGRPRATSRAELERIGFDLFARQGFDGTTVDDIAAAAGIGRRTYFRYFSSKQDLVWGDFEEHLFRLRELLAATAPGVRLVDALRDAVVEFNDFDPIVVPWHRQRLELILRVPALQADAALRYASWRAIIVEFVAARTGLPATEMLPRLAGHTVLAAAVAAYEHWLSTDGADLPLLLSRAIEQVGAGLSTLPDKRTPSPAA from the coding sequence ATGGTCACGCCCGGGCCGGCCAGGATGGGAAGGCCGCGGGCGACCTCGCGGGCCGAGCTGGAGCGGATCGGCTTCGATCTGTTCGCCCGGCAGGGGTTCGACGGCACCACGGTGGACGACATCGCCGCGGCCGCGGGCATCGGGCGTCGTACCTACTTCCGCTACTTCTCCTCCAAGCAAGACTTGGTCTGGGGCGACTTCGAGGAGCATCTGTTCAGGCTGCGCGAGCTGCTCGCGGCAACCGCCCCGGGCGTCAGGCTCGTGGACGCGCTACGCGACGCCGTCGTGGAGTTCAACGACTTCGATCCCATCGTGGTGCCCTGGCACCGGCAGCGACTGGAGCTCATTCTGCGGGTGCCCGCCCTGCAGGCGGATGCCGCCCTTCGCTATGCCTCGTGGCGGGCCATCATCGTCGAGTTCGTCGCGGCACGCACGGGTCTGCCGGCGACGGAAATGCTTCCCCGGCTCGCGGGCCATACCGTCCTCGCGGCGGCCGTCGCCGCGTACGAGCACTGGCTCAGTACGGACGGAGCCGACCTGCCGCTCCTGCTGAGCCGGGCCATCGAACAGGTGGGCGCGGGTCTGAGCACACTGCCCGACAAGCGCACCCCCAGCCCAGCCGCCTGA
- a CDS encoding integrase core domain-containing protein, which yields MWEILHAAGIDPAPPRSGPTWKQFLTAQAHGILAIDFVHVDTIGLKRLYALILIEHGTRQAHLAGVTANPTGECTTQSARNVLMNLAERGKEFKFLIRDRDTKFTDGFDTVFADEGIRVLKSPLRAPRANAICEGVIGELRRELHDRMLVVNEEHLRRTLTTYLVHRNEARPHRGLGQLTPVQAETGPPAPVNLADYRIRRKAVLGGLTHEY from the coding sequence GTGTGGGAGATCCTGCACGCGGCCGGAATCGATCCGGCCCCGCCGCGTTCGGGCCCGACGTGGAAGCAGTTCCTCACCGCCCAAGCCCACGGCATCCTGGCGATCGACTTCGTGCATGTGGACACGATCGGGCTGAAGCGACTCTATGCCCTGATCCTTATCGAGCACGGGACCCGTCAGGCCCATCTGGCCGGGGTGACCGCGAACCCGACCGGGGAGTGCACCACCCAGTCCGCCCGCAATGTCCTGATGAACCTCGCCGAGCGCGGCAAGGAGTTCAAGTTCCTGATCCGGGACCGTGACACCAAGTTCACCGACGGGTTCGACACGGTGTTCGCAGACGAGGGGATCCGGGTCTTGAAGAGCCCGCTGCGGGCACCAAGGGCGAATGCGATCTGCGAGGGGGTCATCGGGGAACTACGCCGCGAACTGCACGACCGGATGCTGGTAGTCAACGAAGAGCACTTGCGCCGGACGTTGACGACCTACCTGGTTCACCGGAACGAAGCCAGGCCGCATCGCGGGCTCGGCCAGTTGACCCCGGTGCAGGCCGAGACCGGGCCGCCGGCTCCGGTCAACCTCGCGGACTACCGGATCCGCCGAAAGGCCGTCCTCGGCGGACTCACCCACGAGTACTAG
- the mftD gene encoding pre-mycofactocin synthase MftD (MftD, an enzyme found in the mycofactocin biosynthesis locus, performs an oxidative deamination of 3-amino-5-[(p-hydroxyphenyl)methyl]-4,4-dimethyl-2-pyrrolidinone (AHDP). The resulting compound, now called pre-mycofactocin (PMFT), is a biologically active redox cofactor that can oxidize the non-exchangeable NADH of TIGR03971 family SDR-type oxidoreductases.) produces the protein MGRIPWFETVAEAQRRAKKYLPSSVYGALVAGSERGRTIANNLEAFADLGFAPRVVGHHADRDLSTTVLGVPTSLPVLISPTGVQAVHPDGEVAVARAAANRDVIMGLSSFAGKPVEEVCDANANLFYQMYWTGTREAMVQRMERVRAAGAKALIVTLDWSFSHGRDWGSPAIPEKIDFRTAIRFAPDILPRPRWMWNFAKARHIPDLTVPNLRPPGGAAPTFFGAYYEWMQTPPPTWEDVKWMRTEWGGPFLLKGVTRVDDARRAVDAGVSAISVSNHGGNNLDTTPATIRLLPAIADAVGDQIEVLLDGGVRRGGDVAKALALGARAVLIGRAYLWGLAANGQAGVENVLDILRGGLDSAVLGLGHSSVHELGPDDLVVPDGFRLAAGAAR, from the coding sequence ATGGGCAGGATTCCCTGGTTCGAAACCGTCGCCGAGGCGCAGCGCCGTGCCAAGAAGTATCTGCCGAGCAGCGTCTACGGTGCGCTCGTGGCCGGCTCGGAACGGGGCCGCACGATCGCCAACAACCTCGAAGCCTTCGCCGATCTGGGCTTCGCCCCCCGGGTGGTGGGCCATCACGCCGACCGTGACCTGTCCACGACCGTGCTCGGGGTGCCGACCTCCCTTCCGGTGCTGATATCGCCGACCGGCGTGCAGGCCGTCCATCCCGACGGCGAGGTCGCGGTAGCCCGCGCGGCCGCCAACCGCGATGTGATCATGGGGCTGAGCTCGTTCGCCGGCAAGCCGGTCGAAGAGGTCTGCGACGCCAACGCGAACCTCTTCTACCAGATGTACTGGACCGGGACGCGTGAGGCGATGGTGCAGCGCATGGAGCGGGTGCGGGCCGCGGGTGCCAAGGCCCTGATCGTCACCCTGGACTGGTCCTTCTCTCACGGCCGGGACTGGGGCAGCCCGGCCATCCCAGAGAAGATCGACTTCAGGACCGCGATCAGGTTCGCACCCGACATCCTGCCCCGCCCGCGCTGGATGTGGAACTTCGCCAAGGCCCGCCACATCCCCGACCTGACCGTCCCCAATCTCCGGCCGCCCGGCGGAGCGGCCCCCACGTTCTTCGGTGCCTACTACGAGTGGATGCAGACCCCGCCGCCAACCTGGGAGGACGTCAAGTGGATGCGTACGGAATGGGGCGGCCCATTCCTGCTCAAGGGAGTGACGCGCGTCGATGACGCCAGGCGGGCCGTCGACGCCGGCGTGAGCGCCATCTCGGTCTCCAACCACGGCGGGAACAACCTGGACACCACACCGGCCACCATCCGACTGCTGCCCGCGATCGCCGACGCGGTCGGCGACCAGATCGAGGTCCTCCTCGACGGCGGCGTACGGCGCGGCGGGGACGTCGCCAAGGCGCTGGCGCTCGGGGCGCGTGCGGTCCTGATCGGCCGCGCCTACCTGTGGGGCCTGGCCGCCAACGGGCAGGCGGGCGTGGAGAACGTCCTGGACATCCTGCGCGGCGGGCTCGACTCGGCGGTGCTCGGGCTCGGTCACTCCTCAGTCCACGAACTCGGCCCGGACGACCTGGTCGTCCCCGACGGCTTCCGCCTCGCCGCCGGCGCGGCGCGGTGA
- the mftE gene encoding mycofactocin biosynthesis peptidyl-dipeptidase MftE codes for MELDRMVWPEVPVGALVLVPIGSTEQHGPHLPLNTDSVIAHRLAVAAAKLLMTEQPRHPVLLAPTIAYGASGEHAGFPGTVSIGHEALRLVLVETVRSLALWADRIVFVNGHGGNVPTLVPVVGRLRAEGHEVSWLGCDIPGGDAHAGQTETSLMLYLAPDDVRLSAAVAGDTRPLAEIMPELVSRGVRAVSPSGVLGDPAGATPEKGRAVFETMVSALAHRIAEGGTDSGGCLVGPVPLGERHAHDAS; via the coding sequence ATGGAACTGGACCGCATGGTCTGGCCGGAGGTCCCGGTCGGCGCGCTGGTGCTGGTTCCGATCGGCTCGACCGAGCAGCACGGCCCGCATCTGCCGCTGAACACGGACAGCGTCATCGCCCACCGGCTGGCCGTGGCCGCGGCCAAGCTGCTCATGACAGAGCAACCGCGGCATCCAGTACTACTGGCGCCCACCATCGCGTACGGCGCCAGCGGCGAGCACGCCGGTTTTCCCGGGACGGTCTCCATCGGGCACGAGGCGCTGCGCCTGGTCCTGGTGGAGACCGTGCGCTCGCTGGCTCTGTGGGCGGACCGGATCGTCTTCGTGAACGGCCACGGCGGCAACGTGCCCACCCTCGTCCCGGTCGTCGGCCGGCTGCGGGCCGAGGGCCACGAGGTATCGTGGCTGGGCTGCGACATCCCGGGGGGCGACGCGCACGCCGGACAGACCGAGACCTCCCTGATGCTGTATCTGGCCCCCGACGACGTCCGGCTGTCCGCGGCGGTCGCCGGGGACACCCGGCCCCTCGCCGAGATCATGCCCGAGCTGGTGTCCCGGGGCGTCCGGGCGGTGTCGCCCTCCGGCGTGCTCGGCGACCCTGCCGGAGCCACCCCCGAGAAGGGACGCGCCGTGTTCGAGACCATGGTGTCCGCCCTCGCCCACCGCATCGCGGAAGGCGGAACGGACTCAGGGGGCTGCCTCGTCGGTCCCGTACCGCTGGGAGAACGGCACGCGCATGACGCTTCCTGA